The nucleotide sequence TTTTACAGGCCTGGACGAAAGAAGGATTTCTCCCCCCTGCCCTGGAGTCATTACTTTGAGACCATGGAAGACGTTGAGGTGGAAAGTGAGAATGGCAAAGATATATCCTTGGTCGATCTGTAATCTCACTGTAAAATAGACCATTTTAAGAATGGTTAAAAGAGTTAATGTTTGTGTCTCATTTGAGCAGCATCTGCTCTCTTTGAGTTATGATGTGTTTCCTTGACTGCTTTGAACATTTTCAGAATTTACTGCAGCGGTTCCCATGGTCCTGTTCTGCTCCTGCTTCATGGAGGAGGCCACTCTGCACTTTCCTGGGCAGTGTTCACTGTGAGCTTTAAAACTATTACAAAGGATCTGTAGCTTACTAACTCTGCAGAAAAGTGCACATAGTCAAAATATTCAAGttcttttatttcagtgtatttAATATGCACTATTGATGAGAATGGTGTTACGAATGTGTTTTTGCAGGCTGTGATATGCAGCAGGATCAACTGCAGGGTGGTGGCTATGGACCTTAGAGCTCATGGTAAACAGTAGTTTTAGGACATTAGTTAGatatttttgtcataatttaGAAAGTCTTTGTTGAGATTTCATCAGTTTAGTCAGAGAGTACTGTGAAGTAGTAATTCTTAATGGTTTACATAAATATGTATGGGAAATATGTATGTGTCGACATCCAATgatattgtctttttattcataaaatgcAGTGGATTgtaattaaatagaaaaatctaTGGTACCTCTCATTTTGgcgagaaaaaaaacataaaaaatgttggTTTTGCACATCACTATTTGGCTTATTAATTGCATTATGGCATAATGTTATATATGATTAACAGTTGacttaatttttctttaaaaatgcaagAATGTAGTTTAAATTTAGCAGTagtcacaaaataataaaaagggtAAAGTATGATaaaggtaaagtgctttatttattattatacatataaGGTGTACAACGAAATAGCGTCAGATGGAGGGTTACTAGATTTAGCTAGCATGTTGAAATGTAACTCCAGTACCAGAAGTCATTAAACCATCAAACTGCTTCATCAGAGTAGCTTGATCACGTTCCTGGTCCTCTGtgaattgatttatttgtattgatATTCGGTTTAgattcaattttcttttttcttaatctGCAGGGGACACCAGAGTGAAAAATCCTGATGATCTGTCTGCAGACACAATGGCTaagtatgtttctgtgtgtggatTGAGGgcagacatattttaaacaacttgGCATTGAATCACAGATAAACATGGGAAACAAAGAGAGTAGCAATGATCCTACAAGCTTGGGAAGTtaaataacaaaaccacgtctgtgtgttttcttttcttttccctcattGTATAACATTGCAACTGCAGTTTATTCTGGTTGTTTCATTGTTAACTTACTATTGTCATCATCCTCACATGCTTACATCCAGCTTTTGTTCATCATTATAATTAGTTGTGCATTTTTACGATTACTGTTCACTGCTCTGCACACCACCtctgttcattttattaatcttttgaattttttttaatagaaagatATCAAAGTGTGGTGTTAGTGTGATTTTCACTGTTAACCAATTATCCACATTTATCTTCCAAAAGGGATATCGGCAAAGTGGTGGAGGCACTCTATGGAGAGAGCCCTCCTCCAATCATGATTATTGGACACAGTATGGGTGGGGCAATTGCAGTTCACACAGCCAATGCCAATCATATACCATCCCTGCTCGGCCTCTGTGTCATTGATGTTGTGGAAGGTAAGTCTTTCTCAAAAAGGAGATTCATAGatagatattttttatttagagaaaAATGCATGCTGATTCTGGAACACTTAGCAATAATCTgatacaattacaattagtcgTTTAACAGTTGCTTGTATCCTACTCGACTTACAATTAACTTAAGGTTTAAGGTCCTTCCCAAGGACATGTAGCCAAAAGGAGAGAGGAGTTGAACTACTGACCTATTGTTTTGTGGAATGCTATACCAGCTGATCCAAAGCCTCACCCTTATTCataataaattgaattaaaaataattacaagttCAGTACAGTTTTACCAGCCATACTGTCTCAACACCTAATACAGATTGTTATTGCATTCAGGTACAGCAATGGATGCTCTGAACAGTATGCAGAATTTCCTCAGAAGTCGGCCAAAGACGTTTAAATCACTGGAGAATGCCATTGAGTGGAGGTAAACCTGAAACCGTTAGTGATGTCCATGACATAATATTATTTAGCACTCTAGTTACTGAGATCAACTGATGTCATAAACATAATTTACTAAAACCAGTAGGAGCCTTGTTAAAATAAGTTAACATATTTTGAGCTTTACTTTAAGACCCTCCTTCCACTCAGACTGGTCTCCTtctgcctaaaactaaaactaaaacttttcCTGTGCTGGCAGTGTGAAGAGTGGTCAGATCCGAAACATTGAATCCGCACGGGTGTCAATGGGAGGCCAAGTGAAAGGGTAAGTCTGCTTTCTCTCGTCTGTATGTTGAGTGAGATACCAGTTTGCAAGATTTATTTCCAACTGTTACTGATATTTACAGATGTGAGGAACCTACCAGCACACCAGCAGGTGTTTCTAATAGCATTGAGGAAGGTATAAtagaagaggatgaggaagaagaagcagaagtaGTAGCTAACAAGAAAAGAATGAAGGAAGATCAAGAGGTTTATTCtctctgtcctgttttttttttttttttcagtatgtatttacagcatgtgtgtgagtgtgttgcaAAGGATTTAAAATGATTGATTTCTTTCatacagataaaaaaagaaagaatcttCACTTGGCGAGTGGAGCtgtcaaagacagaaaaatactgGGATGGTTGGTTCAGAGGCCTGTCTGCTCTCTTTCTCACCTGCCCTGTGCCAAAACTGCTTCTGCTTGCAGGTTAGACCTCTCACAGTTTCTCTGAATGGACTTGGATTATTATTTGTCTCTCTAAACATAAAAAGTATCCAAGTCTACAGTGGAGAGAGAGTTGCAGGATATTCAGGGCTGTTTCACTGGTTTAAATGAGTACAAATAATTCAAGGGTTTCTTTCTCAGCTATTTTGCCATTGACTGCACAATTTCACCCCTGACTTATTCCATTGTACAGGGGTGGACAGACTTGACAAAGACCTTACTATTGGACAGATGCAAGGTAAGGAAGACAAATGGTGATTTTTATGCATAGTTTCCAGTTTAATTCATGTTCGACAGTTGTCATATACTCTGTGAATACATAGCACACAGACTGCTTGTCATATTCATGATGTCACTGTTTGTCCACAGGGAAGTTTCAGATGCAGGTCCTCCCTCAGTGTGGCCATGCTGTTCATGAGGATGCACCTGAAAAAGTAAGCAGTAACATGTTGTCCTGCAATTGTTTGGTTCTGTTTGCATGTATACCTTTGCATCTTCGGTTCACTGCAGATTCAGGCAATttctatgttttcttttgttttttccttgatCTGTTTTTAGGTAGCAGATGCTCTTGCAACGTTTATGGTCCGGCACAAATTCACTGAGTTTAAAGAGGGATACCTGTGGTAAGTGAATCTCGTACCAAAGTATGTTATACTCATATACACATTAGAGCATTAGAATTAGATAGGTGATTGATTGTATCTAGCTTAACAAGCATGCtgccaaagtttttttttggttgaataaagaaaaatcaaatgttgcacaaaaggaaaaaagttattGTTTACATTGTCTTTGAACAATCCCTGGTTTTCACTCTTTTTTGCCTACAGCTAATTTACAGTTTTCAGTCCAAGTAGCCAGCAACCatagaagaaatgtttcaacaTTCATCTGCATCATCGTACAGTTTAACagcaaattaaagaaaacagaacaagcattattattattgttattattatgttggTTTTGGTATGTAGATACTTTGCCTTCCAGCTTtgccttatttttatttttaaaacactgaggTTTGATTGTACTTTTCCTTTACagtacttttttaatttcagaattGTAATGCCCTccttgtttcatgttttgagTGATTGCATCcttgttaatgtgtttgtaatatttgaattcaaacaataaataaagatggaTGCAGAAAACAATGTCACCCATGCCTGTGCCTTAAAACACAAGGACATAACTTtagatgtgtttgtttcattagCATGAGGCATCAGGTCATCAGGTCTCAATATAAATGTAACTGGTATTTAGAATAAGTGGCACATCCATGGTGAGAATGCTATGAGAATGAATTCAAATTTAATTGTATCACTGTATAGTGATAAAATTCATATTTGCTACACAAGAAATTAAGCAATACAGAATGAAACTCTCCTGATCACACTTGGGTGGGAAAAACACCATTTATATGTCTGAAGAAAGAGCTAAAACCCAAGCCTAAACTTCTTGTCTGATGGTAGGATGGCAGCACGTACTGTATTTGAGTTATACTCCTCACGTCCCATTGGTGGAAAAGTGAAGTAGGAATGAGGGAAATGTTGGCCCAGTATGACCTTAGAAATTGTTTCCAAAGATAATTTAGCAACTTAATACTTCTTCAGTATATAGCCACTAGAATTCTTATATATGTTTGCAAAATTAAtaaccacattttatttttgataatttgTGAAAAAATTGGTCAAGActtaaaatgagctaaaatatATGATGGtataaaaactttgttttacaaagggTTGTTTCGGGCCATAAAGTTAATTAGAAATACCTGTGtttataataaacatatttttgttttatttattcttacaagaataataaatggtctgcacttacatataGTACAACTAAACAATCAATGCCATGCAAATAGGGCATATAGCAGAAGCTAATTTGCAGCCCCTGTTTctggaaatgcttttacatAACAGATAACaggttgaaaaatgtaaaaaataaataaataaaaaagataaaacaagaatcaatgtatatttacatatatttttgtctttgtgcactGCAACCCACAATGTCTTACTGTCATTTCTGATGCGGTAGCTATATGCATTTACAACTCCACACAGAattacactactcacaaaaagttcaGGATAAGACTTTTGgctgaaatttatggaaaatgtcatGTCAATGTTAAGTTTATGATACAGTGATATTGTATCATAAAAGTAggacatttaagtagaagcatgcaatggtaatttcatttcaaacaatttatttaaacaaaagctaacaacagtggtgggaataccacaaaaaaaaaatttaatgtctcaataacttgtcaattgttaggtgtcatcttggtctcatgatgtgaaaatgtgaacagcttgatgaagaggactgtcattgaaccagaacatttagtggtggATTCCAGGTTCAGACATGATCCGTTTTTgtggttaatcaccttgttagaaaacagcatgttatgcaataagtgctgaaacattgaacagttaGACATGTGCATTCAAGCCTTTATAGAAGAACAATGACAAAGTTCCCATGTAAAGATTATAGTatattttaggtgcattctgaaatttcacacGAAAGTCGATTAACCCTACATTTTAGTAGTATTGTATATACACAAATTATATATGTCTATAAAAAATTTTCAACTTGAACAATGTGAATCCAGCAAACCAGCCAAAGCTGTCCAGTCCAGCTTTTATCATATAGCCCTattgagaataaaaacaaatgggtTCTTTAAACGTGTGTATTTTGTCTTGTAGAAAATgttctaaatataaaaacatttcatcagtcagtaatttaaaaaagttattgcTTTTATGTTTGGCTCAAAAGAGTGATACCATAAAATTGTGTGAATCTGCTTGTAAGCACCTCATCTATAAGCCAGCAGATGTCACCTTTGCTTTGTACATGGTTCCACAGCTACTGTGGCTCCACCTGCAGCCCTTTAATTGTAGACAGAAGTTAGAAGCATATGCCATACAATCAAATTTCTATGATGTAATGAAAAATAAGTTAGGTACTGCTGATATAGAGAACATTCCTGCAGCCACCTGTTTCTCACAGTCCAGATGGACACTTGTATAGGAGTAAGAAGAGGCAGGACACAGAGAGACCAATTTCTGTATATAAAGATGGAGGGAAGTACCGATCCCCAGAATAAAAGAAGCATCTGAGCGGGAGGTGGACTTCTTTAAGCGATCTTTACTCTGCCACAATCCTAAAGCCCTCTCAATACCTCTCTGGCCTCCCTGAAAGAGCACTTGAAGGGTTGAAAAACATTCCAGAGAGAGAAAGTACCGGGTGACCGAGAACAGCTTTAGTTTAGAGGGAGAGCAGCAAGGAAGAGGTTGTTAAAACGATCAAGAAATCCTCCACATCCTCCTCTAAGAACATGGATTGCCTGGCATTTGTTTAATACCGCCTAGTTTGATTAAACCAGGCGCAGTTTTCATATTGATCACACTGGTTAAATGTCTCTTCACTGTAGTAGTGTTGgtgtttcctctgggtactgtAATATACCTGGGTGCACAATAAGACCACAGCCTATTAATAAGATTAGATAAAACTTGACCTTTAACAAATGCAGTAGAATAATGAATATGTCTACTGCTCTGTGAGTAAgcattgtgggaaaaaaatcacTGCGAACctttattacataaaaaagcTGTGAAGCCCTACAATAAGTTGTGTAGAGCTGCAGACTGTATTTCTCTGTCCCTCAACACAGATTCTTTGTTAAAGTAACATACAGCTTTCATGCTGACTGAACATAAGAATGGGAAATATTAATGCACCCATTTCATCCactttaaaatagatttttaaaaagagtggcacatgcacaaacatttgcactgtgAAGTTGCAGATGAATGAGGCAGTAGAAGAGTAATTGTATCCCTGGTGGCTCTCCAGAGAATAGCactgaaattgaaattaaagCGCTGACCTGGTTAGCTGTCGGCAGGAGGGGGTGCTCGATGCAATTCCCACCCATTTTGCAAAAATGAACTTGTTGACTAAACGAACAATGGGGAAAACTATGTACACTGagcagccacaacaataaatcCACATGGTGGTTGTAATGATGGTCATGATCGACAGGTGTCATAACACACACTAAATCACTGCTTGCTGCATATGAGGTCGGAAGCCAAAGACAAGCCAATAGTGACCCATGTCCACGACAACAAAAACGACCAGGTGGATTTAATTTTATAGCTGATGAGTATATATCTGCATACGATGGAGCCATACAGTCATAACAAACGACAAAAAACAGTCTTAAAAACTTAATAAACCAAAAGTGTCACTTCAAAACCTCTTTTTGGTAGAAAAATGCACAGAATTAAAtccgccaaaaaaaaaaaaaaaaaaaatacatgagtAATTTTTAAAGAGTCAGTCAAATTTGTTATGCACAGATGGTGTAACAAACACAGGATCAATCAATCCAGTGGTGAAGAAAAGCATTTTTGCGAAAgatttaaaatggagaaaaacaatcacatgtaGAACACGATCTGGTTTATTGAATAGTTAAAGGTTAAACGCAAGAACGTTGTTGCATCATTATTGGTCAATTTTCAAATAACTGGCATAACTTTcgacatttttataaaatccGTACAGTAATTTGATAATATCATGATGACTGAAAAACAGAGGAACTTTCATCACATACGCCGTTTAAAATACATAGCTAAATGAGTCTTCATTAAGTATCGTACAAACAATGCAAAGAATAAAGTCATAAAATGAATCAGTGGTTGTCGGGTTATCAACAGAGGTGACGTAATGTGTATACTAATGGATCCTTCCTCCAGAGGGATGTTGCTGTGGAACGGCGACAAATGATGGTTTACTCCCACCATCAGGTGAGCTCCCGGTCCCACCGCTCGGTGCTGTGGAGATGGTACAGTCCACATGCAGTTCGGAGTTGTTGCTGAGGAGGTTCCTCCGTTAAGCACATACCGTTAAATTGGCAGTCAGCCTACGCTGGGGTCCTACAGCAGGAAGCTGCCGTTTTCTAACAATGTTACCGTTTCTTCACCGGAGTTACACTGGTCAGCAGTGCAGGGTTGCATTATTTCACCTTTTGTGCGGCATTACAGGTGAGTCCCGAATTTATCgtggtagtttttttttgtggtttgtttgttttacttaaagGTAACACATAAGTTTTCTGAGCGAGCCGACTGCCTCGCGCATAACGTTAATGCAGAAATCTCAGCGAACGAGTCTACGAAACTGGAGACTACCATGTgcctaaatacaaaaaatatttaaagttatgAGTTTAGCAAGTTTAGCAGGTGTCATCTTAAAATTAAAGGAAACTTGGCTACAACTTCACTTAAACATTTCGGAGAGGTAGTGAGCCAGCGCCACCAACGCGGGTGACTGTGCGACCCGAGGCTGCCATAGAAACCGTCGAGGAGCATAGGCAGTGATATTCAGCTGTATATACCCTCACCCAACCTACACTTTGTCATTGTAGTAAGTGGAAGCTATATTAGCTCCTGAAATATTTTCTGGTAAAGTTGAACGATGCTATGCTATGTCACCGCGGCTGCTTTTGCAAAAATGCTCCGCAACTTAACGTTACATTTGTGTCACCAGAGAAGACAATGCTCATTGTCTCCGTAGGTTGGAATGGGGGTCAGCCACATCACGCATGTGCCATCAGTGGAGCTTATTATGGTTTAATTAAGGGGTGGGACATTTCCTAACTCCACCCTGATATAGGCTAACTTTATGCCCACTTCTGTAGTAGTGCTGTATTCAAAAATCAAAAGGTCAGTACTATTTACAAAGTGTCCACATACCTGCTCTCCGATTGGTACACTATGTGTTTACAATAAAGGTGCAGGGGTGAATATGTCACATGATGTGTAATAACCATAATCCAACGTAAGGcgttttataaaaataaaatgtggctAATTATTATGAACTTGAATACAATGCGACAACTAGCTTTAATCGAAATCAAATTCGGTGAACAAAatatcttttattaaaatgaacgCCATACCAAACTAACTGTGCCCATACTTTATTGTCCCAGCTTGGCTACTAAGCATAAATTCTAACTGATTTGGTAGCGAAGCAGACCAAATGGTACATCATCTGTTTCTCCTACACACTTTTGCTGAATGAACATATAAATGTATGGGTGTTCAATCCAACACCACTGCAAACTGCATGCAAACATCACTGTAGTTTTGAGTCAGCTACCCTCCCACAGCTACCCTCCCACTCCAGAAGGTGGGGGACCTTCTGGAGTTGACATAGATAACATGTTAGCAAATAATATAGAACGTGAAGTTATGTCACACTGCGTTTACTGATGGGGCGACAAGGGTGTCATCTTGTGATCTATGTTGTCTGTTTACCTGTGTCTGCTACTGTGGCAGcatatattttgtttagttaaaaagttgtttaaaatattcaaattggATAGAAATGggcaaagaggaagaggaagaaaagaaactcCACCCTGATAAATCTAATCGCAAAAGCAAGGAACAGCATTTGGAAAAACTAATAACTACAAATACTGTTTTTCTAGTGGCTTTGGGCAAGATCTACTAATTTGAGTATAGTATAAGATTTATCTGGTGTATGTGAGCTGCAACATGTTTGTTAATGCTAAAAATATGATGTGATTGTtataatcacttttttttttttaatatatttaaattggaaagcacagtggtggaggggTTAGTCCTGCTTTACAGCTAGGTGGTCTTTGGTTGGAATCCCCCTGCAGCCTTTGTGTGAAGTCGTGGAGCAATAAAAATGGGAGAACATTGGTAAAAAGgcagaatgaatgaaagatAAATACAGAACATAATCAAGTTTTTGCACTTAAAATCATAATTGTTACTCATTTTCAGTTAATTTTGTGCAGTTTATTACTCTTTGTTCAGTTTCTATTgatttaaaagcttttccaTATATTGAAGGTCAGATAAAATCAATCTGAcgaatgaaaatgtcaaattcaaTTTTTTCCTGTCCAGGTTTGCGCAGCTGGCTGTGCCACTTCCTAACATCATCACCATTTATGTtcagatttttacttttaacaagAAACACCGCCCTCTGgcaaaacacacatattaatACACTTGCTGCCACATATGTGGTGCATGAGAAGGTAATATTGACTAAAGTGAGAATGAGCTGCAGGGTGTCCCCAGAGAGCAAAGTGTCCTTGATGCCAGCAtatctagtgtgtgtgtgtttgtgtgtgcgtgtgcacgtgtgtgcgcgcgtgtgtgtgtgcgcgcgtgtgtgtgtgacagagggggagagagagttACTTCAATTTGCAAACCAGTTTCAGTTTCTAGCGTAGTTGTTCTTTTTGAGGATATAAGGATAGCAGGAAATTAaagatttctatttttgttgtcTCTGTGGAGAACACGAAGAAATATGATGGGCTGAATATAAGATTGAGCAGGATTTGCTCTTATTCCCATCACTTTTTATACAGAGTTGGAGAAAATGAGGACAAGCTTATGTAAGGTTGTTTTCATGTAGCCACTAAAAATTTTATACAGTTGCTATACCTCCTTTTATTACGTATTCAGTGCATGATTTTCTCTGAACTGGACAGTTATTATTTCAGTGTAGTTTTATCGATTACCTATTAAATGCAGTAATGCATTGTAAATTGGTTTTCTGCTTGTGGACAACAGAGTTTAGTGTACAGTAGCTATCTAAATTAAGGTTTCATATTTTTCATAGCAAATTATATACAAACTACTTAAATTTAGGTAAGGAGAAGGATTCTGGATTCTTCTTAAGAATATTCAGATGTTTCTACTTTTtgtggtttatatttttaagagGGTAATTTGCTGCGGGACATAAGTGCGGACATACACACTTTGTGTAGTCAACTACCAGAATGTTTAATTGGTTCTCCCTGTCTCCTTACCtcccttttgtttcttttttattctcgtATGATCAGAACAACTTCAGTACTCCCTGGAGTAAATTAAGCTGCATACATTGTGAAATTTTGGGATTTGGGAATATAGGATTCTATATGTTTAAAAAGgtatgtttgttttctattcaagagaatgaaaaacaaaatgaaacgtGTAATTATTTCCACTTCTATACCAAGTGGCCCCACTTTTGATTAATTAAAGTAGATACAGCTTAGTTCAGCCACAACAAGGTGCAGCCTTGTCTTGTTTGACCTGTCAAGTACACCTCAGATAGTAGCTGGGGTTGCACCATAACACCAATGGTGCACCCCCACTAATGTGAGAGTAAATTTGCCTATCTCTAATAGTTGATTAATATTCAGTGATGCAAGCAATCAAGCATTTAGGTTTTCTCTTAAGCGCCTTGTGCAGTATTTAACACATCTTTAGCAATTTCAGTCTGTTTCAAAAAGAGTAATCCCTACTATGCCTTACTTTAAGTGTGCTTACTTTTGGATTCGGTAGTGGACGTGAAATTGATCATTGCTTAACCAGATAGACTTGTGTTGTGGATTAAGTCATAGCTTTACAAAATTTCAATTCTAGAAATAGTTTGGTTTATACATGCACAATCAGGGGTGAGTGTGGCTCAAGaggaagagcagttgtccaccaatcgcAGGGTTGGTGATTGGATTCCCAACTCCTCCTGTCATATGTCAATGTTTTCTTGGGCACTTAACCTCAGGCTAGGTGCGCTACATGTGTTAGGCCAGCTGGAATGACAGTTCCTCCTCCGTCAGTGTATATGTTTGATTGTGGGTATGAATTGGTGAAAGAAATGCTTTAATTGTCAATAAGGTACAAAAGCGCTGACCAGTTACTAATAAAACAGCTTTGCTTGTGGCTTTCAAAAGGACCCTAATATTTTTCCAAATTCTTTTTGACGcatagtatttttttaaaaactcaatttAAAGCTGTGTACTGTAGATgacaacaaaattacattttcataattcCGGTATTTTAATAACGCCCATCTGAAAAACAA is from Channa argus isolate prfri chromosome 22, Channa argus male v1.0, whole genome shotgun sequence and encodes:
- the ppme1 gene encoding protein phosphatase methylesterase 1, yielding MEKQLHLNLLASRPPMAGGFQSSSKMKMGPGRKKDFSPLPWSHYFETMEDVEVESENGKDIFRIYCSGSHGPVLLLLHGGGHSALSWAVFTAVICSRINCRVVAMDLRAHGDTRVKNPDDLSADTMAKDIGKVVEALYGESPPPIMIIGHSMGGAIAVHTANANHIPSLLGLCVIDVVEGTAMDALNSMQNFLRSRPKTFKSLENAIEWSVKSGQIRNIESARVSMGGQVKGCEEPTSTPAGVSNSIEEGIIEEDEEEEAEVVANKKRMKEDQEIKKERIFTWRVELSKTEKYWDGWFRGLSALFLTCPVPKLLLLAGVDRLDKDLTIGQMQGKFQMQVLPQCGHAVHEDAPEKVADALATFMVRHKFTEFKEGYLC